In Curtobacterium sp. TC1, the following proteins share a genomic window:
- a CDS encoding SDR family oxidoreductase: MTRVAVVTGGSAGLGRATVRELAARGWDVAVLARGQEGVDAAVAEVEAAGRRGLALVADVSDREAVEAAADRVEQELGPIDLWVNGVMVGVFGKFLDTAPEDFERALNVTYLGFVNGTRAALSRMVPRGQGHVVQVGSALGFRGIPLQAAYCGAKHAIVGFTESVVSELLEQGSKVKVSRVDMPALNTIQFGWVKSKLPHHPQPVAPIYQPEVGARAIAAVAERPRRRTWVGESTVYTILGNRISGRFADWYAAKTLVSGQQAPDKDGLELQDNLYEPVPGDHGAHGVFDESAHAWSPQTWWVEHRRMGNGIIGAAIGAVGAVALVAGRRR; this comes from the coding sequence ATGACTCGAGTGGCAGTGGTGACCGGTGGATCCGCAGGACTGGGACGGGCGACCGTCCGGGAACTCGCCGCCCGGGGGTGGGACGTGGCCGTCCTCGCCCGCGGGCAGGAGGGCGTCGACGCCGCGGTCGCCGAGGTCGAGGCCGCCGGACGCCGTGGACTGGCGCTGGTCGCCGACGTGTCCGACCGCGAGGCCGTCGAGGCCGCGGCCGACCGCGTCGAGCAGGAACTCGGGCCGATCGACCTGTGGGTGAACGGCGTGATGGTCGGGGTGTTCGGGAAGTTCCTCGACACGGCACCCGAGGACTTCGAACGGGCGCTCAACGTCACCTACCTCGGCTTCGTCAACGGCACCCGGGCCGCGCTCTCGCGGATGGTGCCCCGCGGCCAGGGGCACGTCGTCCAGGTCGGTTCGGCGCTCGGTTTCCGCGGCATCCCGCTGCAGGCCGCGTACTGCGGTGCGAAGCACGCGATCGTCGGGTTCACCGAGTCCGTCGTCTCCGAGCTGCTCGAACAGGGCAGCAAGGTGAAGGTCTCGCGGGTGGACATGCCCGCGCTGAACACGATCCAGTTCGGGTGGGTGAAGTCGAAGCTGCCGCACCACCCGCAGCCGGTCGCCCCGATCTACCAGCCCGAGGTCGGCGCCCGCGCGATCGCTGCCGTGGCCGAGCGCCCTCGCCGTCGCACCTGGGTCGGTGAGTCGACGGTCTACACGATCCTCGGCAACCGGATCAGCGGACGCTTCGCCGACTGGTACGCCGCCAAGACGCTCGTCTCCGGGCAGCAGGCGCCGGACAAGGACGGCCTCGAGTTGCAGGACAACCTGTACGAGCCGGTGCCGGGCGACCACGGCGCGCACGGGGTGTTCGACGAGTCGGCCCACGCCTGGTCGCCGCAGACCTGGTGGGTGGAACATCGGCGGATGGGCAACGGGATCATCGGGGCGGCGATCGGTGCAGTCGGAGCCGTCGCACTCGTGGCAGGACGACGACGATGA
- a CDS encoding YqjF family protein, whose translation MTDTRPTQSTPGFPATAPGLPGRPWISQDWLDVVFVHWRVDVSAVAPLLPAGTQPDTMALDGTDDGVTTWVGLIAFRFEDTRFPPLGALGRTGSIGDFVEVNVRVYTVDEQGQHGVVFLSLDAGKLLPTLGARVATGLPYWWADAESRSGDGRVGYAMRRHGTHLRSLVDVRVGDELAEPSALETFLTARWGMHVHRTGRTRFWPNEHDAWPLHRASVVSLRDDLVGAAGLPFGLTELEPDSVLYSPGVTTRFGRGR comes from the coding sequence GTGACCGACACCCGACCCACCCAGAGCACCCCGGGCTTCCCGGCAACCGCCCCCGGCCTGCCGGGCCGTCCCTGGATCTCGCAGGACTGGCTCGACGTCGTCTTCGTGCACTGGCGCGTCGACGTGTCGGCGGTGGCCCCGCTGCTGCCGGCCGGCACGCAACCCGACACGATGGCGCTCGACGGGACCGACGACGGGGTGACCACCTGGGTGGGCCTCATCGCGTTCCGGTTCGAGGACACCCGGTTCCCGCCCCTCGGGGCGCTCGGGCGGACCGGCTCCATCGGCGACTTCGTCGAGGTGAACGTCCGCGTCTACACGGTCGACGAGCAGGGCCAGCACGGCGTCGTGTTCCTGTCGCTCGACGCCGGCAAGCTGCTGCCGACGCTCGGCGCACGCGTGGCCACCGGGCTGCCCTACTGGTGGGCGGACGCCGAGTCGCGGAGCGGCGACGGCCGTGTCGGGTACGCGATGCGGCGGCACGGGACCCACCTGCGGTCCCTGGTCGACGTGCGGGTCGGCGACGAGCTCGCCGAGCCGAGTGCGCTCGAGACGTTCCTGACCGCGCGGTGGGGCATGCACGTGCACCGGACCGGGCGGACACGCTTCTGGCCGAACGAGCACGACGCGTGGCCGTTGCACCGGGCCTCGGTGGTGTCGCTGCGGGACGACCTGGTCGGCGCCGCGGGACTGCCGTTCGGGCTGACCGAGCTGGAGCCGGATTCGGTGCTGTACTCGCCGGGCGTCACGACGCGGTTCGGGCGGGGGCGCTGA
- a CDS encoding M23 family metallopeptidase, with product MSTSPSLSLRNRSRLVAAAVAVALASSTLAVLAPATSASAASYPSWSEVQKAKSSTSAQQAKVTEIKSLISSLKTEAAAKQKAAQAAGEAYQAAQNKYDEATLEQKTLQSQADDAEQTAAQSEEQAGQLAAQLGRASANDVTTDILTHPSDSADLLYELGAMSKLSEQADGIYSQASQDRGTAQAQADKADKAKAALGDLADAAQSKMQQAQGAADAAQTAVDAQNDNESRLEAQLTALTTKQRGVEADYRKGVAAEKARQARIAAAAAKAAAKAAATSQGGTGGGTANSAGWVRPAGGFQTSGYGIRVDPYTHYTALHAGVDLAPACYAPIYAAHDGTVTFAGNGGGYGNEVILDNGGGISTAYGHIVDGGIMVANGQHVSAGQQIAKIGSTGWSTGCHLHFETRVNGAAVDPVPFMAARGISV from the coding sequence ATGTCGACCTCACCTTCGCTCTCCCTCCGCAACCGCAGCCGCCTCGTCGCCGCCGCGGTCGCCGTCGCGCTCGCGAGCAGCACCCTCGCGGTCCTCGCCCCGGCGACTTCGGCCAGCGCCGCGAGCTACCCGAGCTGGTCCGAGGTGCAGAAGGCCAAGTCCTCGACGAGTGCCCAGCAGGCGAAGGTCACCGAGATCAAGTCGCTCATCTCGTCGCTGAAGACCGAGGCCGCTGCCAAGCAGAAGGCCGCGCAGGCCGCCGGCGAGGCCTACCAGGCCGCGCAGAACAAGTACGACGAGGCGACGCTCGAGCAGAAGACGCTCCAGTCCCAGGCGGACGACGCCGAACAGACCGCCGCCCAGTCCGAGGAGCAGGCCGGCCAGCTCGCCGCGCAGCTCGGTCGGGCCAGCGCCAACGACGTGACGACCGACATCCTCACGCACCCCTCGGACTCCGCTGACCTGCTCTACGAGCTCGGCGCCATGTCGAAGCTCAGCGAGCAGGCCGACGGCATCTACTCGCAGGCGTCGCAGGACCGCGGCACCGCCCAGGCGCAGGCCGACAAGGCGGACAAGGCCAAGGCGGCCCTGGGTGACCTCGCCGACGCAGCCCAGTCGAAGATGCAGCAGGCCCAGGGTGCTGCCGACGCGGCGCAGACCGCCGTCGACGCCCAGAACGACAACGAGTCGCGGCTCGAGGCCCAGCTGACCGCCCTCACCACCAAGCAGCGCGGGGTCGAGGCCGACTACCGCAAGGGCGTCGCCGCCGAGAAGGCACGACAGGCGCGCATCGCCGCGGCTGCGGCCAAGGCGGCAGCGAAGGCCGCGGCGACGAGTCAGGGCGGCACCGGCGGCGGGACGGCCAACTCGGCCGGGTGGGTCCGGCCGGCCGGCGGCTTCCAGACGAGCGGCTACGGCATCCGCGTCGACCCGTACACGCACTACACGGCACTGCACGCCGGGGTCGACCTCGCTCCCGCCTGCTACGCCCCGATCTACGCCGCCCACGACGGCACCGTGACCTTCGCGGGCAACGGCGGCGGGTACGGCAACGAGGTCATCCTGGACAACGGCGGCGGCATCTCGACGGCCTACGGGCACATCGTCGACGGCGGGATCATGGTCGCGAACGGCCAGCACGTCTCCGCCGGGCAGCAGATCGCCAAGATCGGTTCGACCGGCTGGTCGACCGGGTGCCACCTCCACTTCGAGACCCGGGTCAACGGTGCTGCCGTCGACCCGGTCCCCTTCATGGCAGCGCGGGGGATCTCGGTATGA
- a CDS encoding Lrp/AsnC family transcriptional regulator — MDSLDHRILDQLRDNARAGYGDIGSVVGLSASAVKRRVDRLVGDGVIQGFTIKVDPAVEDRGTEAWVELYCRGTVSPDELRALLDTVPEVIDAGTVTGSADAVVHMRSKDLSALEEALDKVRLAPQVDHTRSAIVLSKLVSRDTA; from the coding sequence ATGGATTCGCTCGACCACCGCATCCTGGATCAACTCCGGGACAACGCCCGCGCCGGCTACGGCGACATCGGGTCGGTGGTCGGACTCTCGGCATCGGCCGTCAAGCGCCGTGTCGACCGGCTCGTCGGCGACGGTGTCATCCAGGGCTTCACGATCAAGGTGGACCCCGCCGTCGAGGACCGCGGGACCGAGGCCTGGGTCGAGCTGTACTGCCGCGGCACCGTCTCCCCCGACGAACTCCGGGCACTGCTCGACACCGTGCCCGAGGTCATCGACGCCGGCACGGTCACGGGGAGCGCCGACGCCGTCGTGCACATGCGCTCGAAGGACCTGTCGGCGCTGGAAGAAGCGCTCGACAAGGTCCGCCTCGCACCGCAGGTGGACCACACGCGGTCCGCGATCGTGCTCTCCAAGCTGGTCAGTCGCGACACCGCGTAA
- a CDS encoding inorganic diphosphatase, producing MAAYDVVVEIPKGSRNKYEVDHETGRVYLDRVLFTSFVYPTDYGFFEKTLADDGDPVDALLLLEFPTFPGVGVKVRPVGVFKMSDEAGKDEKVLVVPAKDPRWTHIQDISDVDEQTKAEIAHFFERYKDLEPNKWVKAEGWGDAAEAEAIVQAGQAAYVPAGH from the coding sequence ATGGCCGCGTACGACGTCGTCGTCGAGATCCCCAAGGGCAGCCGCAACAAGTACGAGGTGGACCACGAGACCGGTCGCGTCTACCTCGACCGCGTGCTGTTCACGTCGTTCGTCTACCCGACCGACTACGGCTTCTTCGAGAAGACCCTGGCCGACGACGGCGACCCCGTGGACGCGCTGCTGCTCCTCGAGTTCCCGACGTTCCCCGGCGTGGGCGTCAAGGTGCGCCCGGTCGGCGTCTTCAAGATGAGCGACGAGGCCGGCAAGGATGAGAAGGTCCTCGTGGTCCCCGCGAAGGACCCGCGCTGGACGCACATCCAGGACATCTCGGACGTCGACGAGCAGACGAAGGCCGAGATCGCGCACTTCTTCGAGCGGTACAAGGACCTCGAGCCGAACAAGTGGGTCAAGGCCGAGGGCTGGGGCGACGCCGCCGAGGCCGAGGCCATCGTGCAGGCCGGCCAGGCCGCCTACGTGCCCGCTGGTCACTGA
- a CDS encoding SDR family oxidoreductase, whose translation MTGASVLFIGGSGVISASCVREATEQGHDVTVLNRGTTGGRPIPEGVTRLQADVSDRSALADALGDRHFDVVVNWIAFTPDQVQADIDFFAGRTRQYVFISSASAYQTPATHLPITESTPLKNPYWQYSRDKIACEELLMEAYREQDFPVTIVRPSHTYDETKLPLTGGWTAVARMRAGKPIIITGDGTSLWTLTHSRDFAVGFTGLLDRAEAIGEAFTITSDEAPTWNAIAHEIAAAAGVDDLRIVHVPADAINAVDPEWGAALLGDKANSSVFDNSKIRSLVPWYRPRTPYRQGVREVISWYEAHPEEQVIDERLDALMDELATRWAV comes from the coding sequence ATGACCGGAGCGAGCGTGTTGTTCATCGGCGGGAGCGGCGTGATCAGCGCCTCCTGCGTGCGGGAGGCGACCGAACAGGGCCACGACGTCACGGTCCTGAACCGTGGGACCACCGGGGGCAGGCCGATCCCGGAGGGTGTGACGCGCCTCCAGGCCGATGTGTCGGACCGCAGCGCCCTGGCGGACGCACTCGGCGACCGCCACTTCGACGTCGTCGTGAACTGGATCGCCTTCACGCCGGACCAGGTGCAGGCCGACATCGACTTCTTCGCCGGACGGACGCGGCAGTACGTGTTCATCAGCTCGGCCTCCGCGTACCAGACCCCGGCGACGCACCTGCCGATCACGGAGTCGACGCCGCTGAAGAACCCGTACTGGCAGTACTCGCGGGACAAGATCGCGTGCGAGGAACTCCTGATGGAGGCGTACCGGGAGCAGGACTTCCCGGTGACGATCGTGCGGCCGTCGCACACCTACGACGAGACGAAGCTGCCACTGACCGGTGGGTGGACCGCCGTGGCGCGGATGCGCGCCGGCAAGCCGATCATCATCACCGGGGACGGCACCTCGCTGTGGACGCTGACGCACAGCCGTGACTTCGCGGTCGGGTTCACCGGGCTCCTCGACCGTGCCGAGGCGATCGGTGAGGCGTTCACGATCACGAGTGACGAGGCACCGACGTGGAACGCCATCGCGCACGAGATCGCGGCAGCGGCGGGCGTCGACGACCTGCGGATCGTGCACGTGCCGGCGGACGCGATCAACGCGGTGGACCCGGAGTGGGGTGCGGCGCTGCTCGGCGACAAGGCGAACAGCTCGGTGTTCGACAACAGCAAGATCCGGTCGCTCGTGCCGTGGTACCGGCCGCGCACGCCCTACCGGCAGGGGGTCCGCGAGGTCATCTCCTGGTACGAGGCGCACCCCGAGGAGCAGGTGATCGACGAGCGCCTCGACGCCCTGATGGACGAGCTGGCGACGCGCTGGGCGGTGTGA
- a CDS encoding nitroreductase family protein, whose translation MELFEAIRRRRTTNGAFLPDPVSEEHQRLLMELAGRAPSQLNSQPWRFVLVEERDTIDRIAAISGSSMTRTMAEGTFFERYKPYFRFSQAEMDERRDGMLFDKLPGPLRPFTKQVFTKRGQLLMNTLRVPQSLGEENRKLVAGSPLLLGVMLDRHEYREQELSGFYSVFSMGAAMENIWLATTELGLGIQFVSFPMETPGAWAEIEGLLRVPESLELMAVYRIGYLPPERRRPAIDWTSSERKRPSQYVFRDTCDTPQQGWDDAPVAGHIEPEATSS comes from the coding sequence GTGGAGCTCTTCGAGGCCATCCGACGCCGCCGGACCACGAACGGTGCGTTCCTGCCCGATCCGGTGTCCGAGGAACACCAACGGCTCCTCATGGAGCTCGCCGGCCGGGCCCCGTCGCAGCTGAACAGCCAACCGTGGCGCTTCGTCCTGGTCGAGGAGCGCGACACGATCGACCGCATCGCCGCGATCAGCGGCAGCTCGATGACCCGCACCATGGCCGAGGGGACGTTCTTCGAGCGGTACAAGCCGTACTTCCGGTTCTCGCAGGCCGAGATGGACGAGCGGCGCGACGGCATGCTGTTCGACAAGCTGCCCGGGCCGCTCCGGCCGTTCACGAAGCAGGTGTTCACGAAGCGCGGGCAGCTGCTCATGAACACGCTCCGGGTACCGCAGAGCCTGGGTGAGGAGAACCGGAAGCTCGTCGCCGGGTCGCCGCTGCTGCTCGGCGTGATGCTCGACCGCCACGAGTACCGGGAGCAGGAGCTGTCCGGCTTCTACTCGGTGTTCAGCATGGGTGCCGCGATGGAGAACATCTGGCTCGCGACGACCGAGCTCGGCCTGGGGATCCAGTTCGTGTCCTTCCCGATGGAGACCCCGGGCGCCTGGGCGGAGATCGAGGGGTTGCTCCGGGTGCCCGAGTCGCTCGAGCTGATGGCCGTCTACCGGATCGGGTACCTGCCACCCGAACGACGACGACCCGCGATCGACTGGACGTCGAGCGAGCGGAAGCGGCCCTCGCAGTACGTGTTCCGCGACACCTGCGACACCCCGCAGCAGGGGTGGGACGACGCACCCGTCGCAGGCCACATCGAACCGGAGGCGACCAGCTCGTGA
- the rocD gene encoding ornithine--oxo-acid transaminase: MSAAASLGVNTAAALAVEDRALAHNYSPLPVVIASGSGATVTDVDGKQYLDGLAAYSAVNFGHGNPRLLDAARAQLDRVTLTSRAFVNDQLGPFATALAALTETEMVLPMNTGAEAVESAIKVSRAWGYRVKGVPADRATIIVASGNFHGRTTTIISFSDDPSAHDDFGPFTPGFRAVPYGDADALRAAMDETVVAVLLEPIQGEGGVVIPPESYLPDVRAVCDEFGALFVADEIQSGLGRTGHTLAVQRVGVRPDLITLGKALGGGIVPVSAVVGSRDVLGVLRPGEHGSTFGGNPLAAAVGAEVVAMLGEGTFQQRALDGEPLLRGLLDELVGHGVVSRRVAGLWAGIDIDPALGTGKEISKDLADRGVLVKDTHGSTIRFAPPLVVTDDELRTAIGTLADVLAARA; the protein is encoded by the coding sequence ATGTCGGCGGCAGCGTCGCTCGGGGTCAACACCGCGGCGGCGCTCGCCGTCGAGGACCGCGCCCTCGCGCACAACTACAGCCCGCTGCCCGTCGTCATCGCGTCGGGCTCCGGAGCGACCGTCACCGACGTCGACGGCAAGCAGTACCTGGACGGCCTCGCCGCGTACTCCGCGGTGAACTTCGGCCACGGCAACCCCCGGCTGCTCGACGCCGCACGGGCGCAGCTCGACCGGGTCACGCTCACCAGTCGCGCGTTCGTCAACGACCAGCTCGGGCCGTTCGCGACCGCACTGGCGGCGTTGACGGAGACCGAGATGGTCCTGCCGATGAACACCGGTGCCGAGGCCGTCGAGTCCGCGATCAAGGTGTCCCGCGCCTGGGGTTACCGGGTGAAGGGCGTCCCCGCGGACCGCGCGACCATCATCGTGGCGTCCGGCAACTTCCACGGTCGCACCACGACGATCATCTCGTTCTCGGACGACCCCTCCGCCCACGACGACTTCGGGCCGTTCACGCCCGGCTTCCGCGCCGTGCCGTACGGCGATGCCGATGCCCTGCGCGCGGCGATGGACGAGACCGTCGTCGCCGTGCTGCTCGAACCGATCCAGGGCGAGGGCGGCGTGGTCATCCCGCCGGAGTCGTACCTGCCTGACGTCCGCGCGGTCTGCGACGAGTTCGGTGCGCTGTTCGTCGCCGACGAGATCCAGTCCGGGCTCGGCCGCACCGGTCACACTCTCGCCGTGCAGCGCGTCGGGGTCCGCCCCGACCTCATCACGCTCGGCAAGGCCCTCGGTGGCGGCATCGTCCCGGTCTCCGCGGTGGTGGGCTCGCGGGATGTCCTGGGCGTCCTGCGCCCCGGTGAGCACGGTTCGACCTTCGGCGGCAACCCGCTCGCTGCGGCCGTCGGGGCCGAGGTGGTCGCGATGCTCGGCGAGGGCACGTTCCAGCAGCGCGCCCTCGACGGCGAACCGCTGTTGCGCGGACTGCTCGACGAGCTCGTCGGGCACGGCGTCGTGTCGCGCCGTGTCGCCGGACTGTGGGCGGGGATCGACATCGACCCCGCGCTCGGCACCGGCAAGGAGATCTCGAAGGACCTCGCCGACCGCGGGGTGCTCGTGAAGGACACGCACGGGTCGACGATCCGCTTCGCCCCGCCGCTGGTGGTGACCGACGACGAGTTGCGCACTGCGATCGGGACGCTGGCGGACGTCCTGGCCGCGCGCGCCTGA
- a CDS encoding NlpC/P60 family protein, with the protein MILSARSFSCGIATVAVLGIGLSVVVAGPAQAAPSAPSWDDVKAAKSDAADAQQTVDELSDRLTALQDAADRAGIVEQQAGQAYALAASQQQEAKDTLADLSAQSKRAKGKADDSAGQVAALVVELSRTGGGDLSTTMLTDASDSGDLLYRVGTMSHLSERSATILAQARSDQKTVDSLADQQAVATTALSKATEATKTAFATANDVSADAQARVQKQQDQQDEVLRQLAYLKGTSVATESAYWSAQQAKAAETALAAQTSGSNGSSTNNSSGSTTTNNTGGGSTGGTSPSTGSGTSPSTGGGTTTPSRPSTPSKPSTPAAPAPAPAPAPAKPSTPTPSKPSTPAPTTPAPAPSSPSKAAGAISYARGQLGKPYVLGGAGPNTWDCSGLVMMAYSSQGIATGGHNVVWQYNYFGSIGRLVPLSQRQPGDILFYSSNGTASGGYHDSIYTGNGMMVEAARPGVGVVERAVWTPSQLLPYVARPSGSL; encoded by the coding sequence ATGATCCTGTCCGCTCGCTCGTTCTCCTGCGGGATCGCCACCGTCGCCGTGCTCGGCATCGGGCTGTCGGTCGTCGTCGCGGGACCCGCCCAGGCCGCGCCGTCGGCGCCGTCCTGGGACGACGTCAAGGCCGCGAAGTCGGATGCCGCCGACGCGCAGCAGACGGTGGACGAGCTGAGCGACCGGCTGACCGCACTGCAGGACGCCGCGGACCGCGCCGGCATCGTCGAGCAGCAGGCCGGGCAGGCGTACGCCCTCGCGGCATCGCAGCAGCAGGAGGCGAAGGACACCCTCGCCGACCTGTCCGCCCAGTCGAAGCGCGCGAAGGGCAAGGCGGACGACTCCGCTGGCCAGGTGGCCGCGCTCGTGGTCGAGCTGTCCCGCACGGGCGGCGGCGACCTGTCGACGACGATGCTCACGGACGCGTCCGACTCCGGGGACCTGCTCTACCGCGTCGGCACGATGTCGCATCTGTCCGAGCGATCGGCGACGATCCTGGCGCAGGCCCGCTCCGACCAGAAGACGGTGGACTCGCTCGCCGACCAGCAGGCCGTCGCCACGACGGCGCTGAGCAAGGCGACCGAGGCGACGAAGACCGCCTTCGCCACCGCCAACGACGTCTCGGCCGACGCCCAGGCCCGGGTGCAGAAGCAGCAGGATCAGCAGGACGAGGTCCTCCGCCAGCTCGCGTACCTCAAGGGCACGAGTGTCGCGACGGAGAGCGCCTACTGGAGTGCGCAGCAGGCCAAGGCGGCGGAGACCGCCCTGGCGGCCCAGACGAGCGGCAGCAACGGCAGCAGCACCAACAACAGCAGCGGCAGCACCACCACCAACAACACCGGCGGCGGCAGCACCGGCGGTACGAGCCCGAGCACCGGCTCCGGTACGAGCCCGAGCACCGGCGGCGGCACGACCACCCCGTCGCGTCCGAGCACCCCGTCGAAGCCGAGCACGCCGGCCGCACCGGCACCGGCACCGGCGCCCGCGCCCGCCAAGCCGAGCACGCCCACCCCCTCGAAGCCGAGCACCCCCGCGCCCACCACCCCGGCGCCGGCCCCGAGCAGCCCCTCGAAGGCCGCCGGTGCGATCTCCTACGCCCGCGGGCAGCTTGGCAAGCCCTACGTCCTCGGCGGCGCCGGCCCGAACACCTGGGATTGCTCCGGCCTCGTCATGATGGCGTACAGCTCGCAGGGCATCGCGACCGGCGGACACAACGTCGTCTGGCAGTACAACTACTTCGGATCGATCGGCCGTCTCGTGCCGCTCTCGCAGCGCCAGCCCGGCGACATCCTCTTTTACTCGTCGAACGGAACCGCGTCAGGCGGTTACCACGACTCGATCTACACCGGCAACGGGATGATGGTCGAAGCGGCCCGACCGGGTGTCGGCGTGGTCGAGCGGGCGGTCTGGACGCCGAGCCAGCTCCTGCCCTACGTCGCCCGCCCGAGCGGCTCCCTGTAG
- the ddaH gene encoding dimethylargininase — MSNTAPSTTHAPARTATKRTILMCKPDFYTVSYRINPWMHPEEPTDTSKAVAQWQTLVDVYEQLGFDISYIDPIDGLPDMVYAANGGFVLDGIAYGAKFQYPERQPEGPAYMDWFRQAGLTVAEPEQTNEGEGDFLLIGNTIYAGTGFRSDSTSHDELATIYGREVVTLKLINPSFYHLDTAIAVLDPEPAADGTSNIAYLESAFDEPSLAILRERFPDAIIATEEDAAILGLNSYSDGYNVVIAARAVRFAEQLKEKGYNPIGVDLSELLLGGGGVKCCTLDLHPVGTGNSVARSLGVS; from the coding sequence ATGTCGAACACCGCACCCTCGACCACCCACGCACCGGCCCGCACCGCCACCAAGCGGACGATCCTGATGTGCAAGCCGGACTTCTACACGGTGAGCTACCGGATCAACCCGTGGATGCACCCGGAGGAGCCGACCGACACGTCGAAGGCCGTCGCCCAGTGGCAGACGCTCGTCGACGTGTACGAGCAGCTCGGCTTCGACATCTCGTACATCGACCCGATCGACGGCCTGCCCGACATGGTGTACGCGGCCAACGGCGGGTTCGTCCTCGACGGCATCGCCTACGGCGCGAAGTTCCAGTACCCCGAGCGCCAGCCCGAGGGGCCGGCGTACATGGACTGGTTCCGCCAGGCCGGCCTGACCGTCGCCGAGCCGGAGCAGACCAACGAGGGCGAGGGCGACTTCCTGCTCATCGGCAACACGATCTACGCCGGCACGGGCTTCCGGTCGGACAGCACCTCGCACGACGAGCTCGCGACGATCTACGGCCGCGAGGTCGTCACCCTCAAGCTCATCAACCCGAGCTTCTACCACCTCGACACCGCCATCGCCGTGCTCGACCCCGAGCCCGCCGCTGACGGCACCAGCAACATCGCGTACCTCGAGAGCGCCTTCGACGAGCCGTCGCTGGCGATCCTGCGCGAGCGCTTCCCGGACGCGATCATCGCCACGGAGGAGGACGCCGCGATCCTCGGCCTGAACTCCTACTCCGACGGGTACAACGTCGTGATCGCCGCCCGGGCTGTTCGGTTCGCCGAGCAGCTGAAGGAGAAGGGCTACAACCCGATCGGCGTCGACCTGTCCGAGCTCCTGCTCGGCGGCGGTGGCGTGAAGTGCTGCACGCTCGACCTGCACCCGGTCGGCACCGGCAACTCGGTCGCTCGCTCGCTCGGGGTCAGCTGA
- a CDS encoding aldo/keto reductase family protein, protein MEYRYLGNSGLKVSEITYGNWLTHASQVENDAAIACVKAALEVGISTFDTADVYANTGAETVLGEALKGERRQSLEIATKVFGPTGPKGHNDTGLSRKHILESIDGSLGRLQTDYVDLYQAHRFDHETPLEETMQAFADIVRQGKVLYVGVSEWTAEQLRAGAALAKDLGFQLISNQPQYSALWRVIEEEVVPTSKELGISQIVWSPIAQGVLTGKYKPGQPLPEGSRATDDKGGADMIKRFMRDEVLSSVQELEPIAKELDLSMAQLAVAWVLQNENVASAIIGASRPEQVHDNAGAAGVTIPTELLSRIDDALGSVVERDPAKTNDSSPKTREA, encoded by the coding sequence ATGGAGTACCGCTACCTCGGCAACTCGGGCCTCAAGGTCTCCGAGATCACCTACGGCAACTGGCTCACCCACGCATCCCAGGTCGAGAACGACGCGGCGATCGCCTGCGTCAAGGCCGCCCTCGAGGTCGGCATCTCGACGTTCGACACCGCCGACGTCTACGCCAACACCGGCGCCGAGACCGTCCTCGGCGAAGCCCTCAAGGGGGAGCGGCGCCAGTCGCTCGAGATCGCCACGAAGGTGTTCGGGCCGACCGGGCCGAAGGGGCACAACGACACCGGGCTGTCCCGCAAGCACATCCTCGAGTCGATCGACGGCTCGCTCGGCCGCCTGCAGACCGACTACGTCGACCTGTACCAGGCGCACCGCTTCGACCACGAGACCCCGCTCGAAGAGACCATGCAGGCGTTCGCCGACATCGTGCGCCAGGGCAAGGTCCTGTACGTCGGCGTCAGCGAGTGGACCGCTGAGCAGCTCCGTGCCGGCGCCGCGCTGGCGAAGGACCTCGGCTTCCAGCTCATCTCGAACCAGCCGCAGTACTCGGCGCTGTGGCGCGTCATCGAGGAAGAGGTGGTGCCGACCTCGAAGGAGCTCGGCATCTCGCAGATCGTCTGGTCCCCGATCGCGCAGGGCGTGCTGACCGGCAAGTACAAGCCGGGTCAGCCGCTGCCCGAGGGCTCGCGTGCCACCGACGACAAGGGCGGCGCGGACATGATCAAGCGGTTCATGCGCGACGAGGTGCTGTCCTCCGTGCAGGAGCTCGAGCCGATCGCGAAGGAGCTCGACCTGTCGATGGCGCAGCTCGCCGTCGCCTGGGTGCTGCAGAACGAGAACGTCGCGAGTGCGATCATCGGGGCGTCGCGTCCGGAGCAGGTGCACGACAACGCGGGTGCCGCTGGCGTCACGATCCCGACGGAGCTGCTCAGTCGGATCGACGATGCCCTCGGTTCCGTGGTCGAACGCGACCCGGCGAAGACGAACGACAGCAGCCCGAAGACCCGCGAGGCCTAG